The proteins below come from a single Metarhizium brunneum chromosome 1, complete sequence genomic window:
- the CRY2 gene encoding Cryptochrome-2, whose translation MTKPRVVYWFRTDLRLHDSPALKAALDLEPDVLWPIFTWDPYYVYRARGGTNRWQFLLDCQNDLSSSITKLNAKSKLFVLREAPQTLFPKLLKAWKVTHLVFEKDTDAYARQRDGVVAKAAKAAGVKVVIHSGRTLWDSDEIVAHHDGKPTMSMTQLLSAAKKVGQVPRPIAAPKSLPDPGDMPLDFEQHVPSSVPDVNAQTREKKDTAYKSIAGPKGDFAIETLEELGFPAATTPYRGGESIALKNLADIIKKEKYTATFEKPKTSPAQFEPQSTTLLSPFLHFGALSVREFYWRVQDVVEAYGKGASTPPASLTGQLIFRDMYFAAQAAVGAKFTQTAGNPYCRFIPWHLPSERDSQTGLVTDKYTVDSDDAEKWFQRWKRGVTGFPWIDALMRQLLHTGWIHHLGRHSLACFLTRGGCYVDWERGAEVFEVHLLDHEPACNAGNWQWLSCTAFFSQYFRCYSPVSFGQKWDKNGDLIRKWVPELKNLDSKYIYEPWKAPIQDQKKAGVRVVGDGLGDQEQGTYPKPMFDFGKRRETCINAMNIAYGVGLYGDDERVLDGSWRELFEGKGGEMMEMVASDDGENADEGDEDVGDKRRRRKGEGGNGVKKQKK comes from the exons ATGACTAAGCCAAGGGTCGTGTATTGGTTCCGAACAGACCTCCGACTTCACGATTCTCCCGCATTGAAGGCCGCGCTAGATCTGGAGCCAGATGTTCTGTGGCCGATATTCACCTGGGATCCGTACTATGTCTACAGGGCGAGGGGAGGCACAAATAGATGGCAGTTTCT CCTCGACTGTCAGAATGACCTGTCCAGCTCCATCACAAAACTAAACGCCAAGTCCAAGCTCTTTGTCCTCCGAGAAGCGCCCCAGACTCTGTTCCCCAAGCTCCTCAAAGCCTGGAAAGTCACGCATCTCGTCTTCGAGAAGGACACCGATGCATATGCACGGCAGcgtgacggcgtcgtcgccaaggcagccaaggcagccggcgtcaaagtcgtcatcCACTCTGGCAGAACCCTCTGGGACAGCGACGAGATTGTCGCCCACCACGACGGCAAGCCAACCATGTCCATGACGCAGCTGCTCTCGGCTGCAAAGAAGGTTGGCCAAGTCCCCCGGCCGATAGCCGCGCCCAAGAGTCTCCCGGACCCGGGCGATATGCCGCTCGACTTTGAGCAGCACGTGCCCAGCAGCGTTCCAGATGTGAATGCGCAGAcgagggagaagaaagacACGGCGTACAAGAGCATCGCCGGGCCCAAGGGCGATTTCGCCATCGAGACGCTGGAGGAGCTTGGGTTTCCGGCGGCCACGACTCCCTACAGGGGAGGGGAGAGCATTGCGTTGAAGAATCTAGCCGATATTATCAAGAAGGAAAAGTATACAGCCACGTTTGAGAAGCCAAAGACCAGTCCGGCGCAGTTTGAGCCGCAGTCGACCACGTTGCTCTCGCCGTTTCTTCACTTTGGTGCCCTGTCCGTCAGGGAGTTCTACTGGCGGGTGCAAGACGTGGTCGAGGCCTACGGGAAAGGGGCATCGACCCCTCCGGCAAGCTTGACGGGCCAGCTCATCTTTCGGGATATGTATTTCGCCGCGCAGGCGGCCGTCGGTGCCAAGTTTACGCAGACGGCTGGGAACCCGTACTGTCGTTTTATACCCTGGCACCTGCCGTCGGAGAGAGACTCGCAGACCGGTCTTGTGACCGACAAGTACACAGTTGACTCGGACGATGCCGAGAAGTGGTTCCAGCGATGGAAGCGAGGCGTTACGGGCTTCCCCTGGATAGACGCTCTTATGCGCCAGCTCCTCCACACGGGTTGGATACACCACCTTGGCCGTCATAGCCTAGCGTGCTTCCTTACCAGGGGAGGATGCTACGTCGACTGGGAGAGGGGCGCAGAGGTCTTCGAGGTGCACCTGTTGGATCACGAACCTGCCTGCAACGCGGGCAATTGGCAGTGGTTGTCGTGTACGGCTTTCTTCTCGCAGTATTTTCGGTGCTACAGCCCCGTTTCCTTCGGGCAGAAGTGGGATAAGAACGGAGATTTGATTCGCAAATGGGTCCCGGAGCTGAAGAATTTGGATTCCAAGTACATATATGAGCCGTGGAAGGCGCCGATTCAGGATCAGAAGAAGGCGGGCGTGAGGGTGGTGGGTGATGGACTAGGTGACCAGGAGCAGGGGACCTATCCGAAGCCAATGTTTGATTTTGGGAAAAGGAGGGAGACTtgcatcaatgccatgaaTATTGCGTATGGAGTCGGTTTGTATGGGGATGACGAGAGGGTCCTGGATGGTTCGTGGAGAGAGCTGTTTGAGGGAAAGGGAGGGGAAATGATGGAAATGGTTGCGAGTGACGATGGGGAGAACGCGGACGAAGGGGATGAAGATGTCGGAGacaagaggaggaggcggaagGGGGAGGGCGGTAATGGTGTTAAAAAGCAAAAGAAGTAG
- the bdp1 gene encoding Transcription factor TFIIIB component B'' — translation MSSMFKKKGGLAFKPKAPVARPRPGASAPTTKTAPPPQPTIDDGSETLPETAPEVIEKEPDTHEITHGVPQTAAQKLAKEPEKELPVEPSRRTTRRASQLESSSRPQVPKETPAASGTTSTTVPVTEPPKADTPSQSAPSARTRRQSAAKPPPRTSIETPEQSTSSEEGSTARTTAPPRETQSSSATASEEPTSASRASIRTRARRPSTTGADATTSAPEGEPSRPKKRQRKTSRQHDGTETPAPRKRKTSTPNATGSRSSSRRARSLTPEDAEDQVVDLQKLKMSDLTRDLRIGKKFSRHDELRERERKARLKLKLDKDGDTASEAGVDGTQSPAPGSTNDTTTKANSSTSTPSTAAAAAAAAAATAGPQFRIVDGQIIVDQSSLVMDRHARAAAARANEDMETIEENDFTRLITSSSFMNTSKLRGPNVWTDPETELFYRGLRMFGTEFEMISKMFPGKQRRHIKLKFNREERHNPKLIDAAVMGEKTIRIDIDEYRAFTGAEFESLETIEAEHRKIEETYEAERQRVADEQAEIMRKKKEELFADEDGEDGGLKKKGKGKKKGKQAIQYGLNGEPITGD, via the coding sequence ATGAGTTCCATGTTCAAGAAGAAAGGCGGGCTTGCCTTCAAGCCCAAGGCACCGGTCGCGCGACCAAGACCAGGGGCATCGGCACCAACCACAAAAACCGCACCACCACCTCAACCTACAATTGATGACGGCTCGGAGACATTGCCAGAGACGGCGCCGGAGGTTATAGAAAAGGAACCAGATACACACGAAATCACGCACGGGGTGCCCCAAACCGCGGCTCAAAAACTAGCAAAAGAGCCTGAGAAAGAACTTCCCGTTGAACCATCAAGGCGAACCACGAGACGGGCATCCCAATTAGAGTCCAGCTCACGACCGCAAGTTCCAAAAGAGACACCGGCAGCCAGTGGTACGACCTCAACCACTGTTCCTGTGACGGAGCCACCAAAAGCCGATACTCCGTCACAATCGGCACCGAGCGCGCGAACGAGACGTCAATCAGCCgccaaaccaccaccaagaaCTTCAATAGAAACGCCCGAACAATCTACATCATCAGAAGAAGGCAGCACAGCCAGGACTACAGCGCCACCAAGAGAAACACAGAGCTCATCCGCAACTGCTTCAGAAGAGCCTACCTCCGCCTCTAGAGCATCCATCAGAACGAGGGCCAGGAGACCGTCAACAACTGGCGCAGATGCTACCACATCTGCACCAGAAGGCGAGCCTTCACGGCCCAAGAAGCGCCAGCGAAAAACATCCCGTCAACATGACGGCACTGAAACCCCCGCACCACGAAAGCGCAAGACTAGCACGCCCAATGCCACCGGATCACGATCCAGTTCCCGCCGAGCCCGCTCTCTCACCCCCGAAGACGCAGAGGACCAGGTCGTCGACCTGCAAAAGCTCAAAATGTCTGACTTAACACGGGACTTGCGAATCGGCAAGAAATTCAGTCGCCACGACGAACTGCGCGAGCGCGAGCGCAAAGCGCGTTTAAAATTAAAactcgacaaggacggcgacaCCGCCAGCGAAGCAGGCGTCGACGGCACACAATCCCCGGCACCAGGCTCAACGAACGACACAACCACCAAAGCCAACAGTAGCACCTCAACAccctcaacagcagcagcggcagcggcggcagcggcggccaCAGCTGGCCCTCAATTCCGCATCGTCGACGGCCAAATCATCGTCGACCAGTCCTCCCTCGTCATGGACCGGcacgcccgcgccgccgccgcccgcgcaaacgaggacatggagacCATTGAAGAAAACGACTTCACGCGGCTCATCACCTCGTCCTCATTCATGAACACCTCCAAGCTCAGGGGCCCCAACGTCTGGACGGATCCCGAAACAGAGCTCTTCTACCGCGGCCTGCGCATGTTCGGCACAGAGTTCGAAATGATTTCCAAAATGTTCCCCGGCAAACAGCGCCGCCACATCAAACTCAAATTCAACCGCGAAGAACGGCACAACCCGAAACTCATTGACGCCGCGGTCATGGGTGAGAAGACTATAAGGATAGACATTGACGAATACCGCGCGTTCACGGGTGCCGAATTCGAATCATTGGAGACGATTGAGGCGGAGCACCGCAAGATCGAGGAGACTTACGAGGCGGAGAGGCAGAGGGTGGCGGATGAACAGGCGGAGATtatgaggaagaagaaggaggagctgTTTgcggacgaggacggcgaagATGGCGGGCtcaagaagaaaggcaagggcaagaagaagggcaagcaGGCGATTCAGTACGGTTTGAATGGCGAGCCAATCACAGGAGATTGA
- the rhp23 gene encoding UV excision repair protein — MKVTFRDLKQQKFVLEVEPTDLISAVKEKISGEKGWDPKHQKLIYSGKILKDDETVASYNIEEKGFVVCMVNKPKEKPAPAAESSAAAPPATPAQPVASTPAVPAAPAQPSTTQSAAPATPTPQRSGEAGGETGSGLAMGAERAEAITNMEAMGFERSQIEAAMRAAFNNPDRAVEYLLNGIPENIQQEQHARQAAAAGPTQATPAAPAAQEGGEDDGGVNLFDLAAQAGGGGRGGSGSGSAAAAAAAAAGATQGGADLGNLDFLRHNPQFQQLRQVVQQQPQMLEPILQQLGAGNPQLAQLIAANPDQFLSLLGESAEDDVPLPPGAQAISVTEEERDAIERLCRLGFDRDQAIQAYFACDKNEELAANFLFDQPDDDEPPTN, encoded by the exons ATGAAGGTCACGTTCCGA GATCTGAAGCAACAGAAGTTCGTCCTCGAGGTCGAACCCACCGACCTG ATCTCGGCTGTCAAGGAAAAAATCTCCGGAGAGAAGGGGTGGGACCCTAAGCACCAGAAGCTCATTTATTCCG GCAAAATTCTGAAGGATGATGAGACCGTCGCTTCCTACAACATCGAGGAGAAGGGCTTTGTCGTCTGCATGGTGAACAAG CCCAAGGAGAAACCAGCCCCTGCCGCTGAGTCTTCAgctgctgctcctccagccACACCCGCACAGCCTGTTGCAAGTACTCCTGCTGTTCCAGCTGCTCCCGCCCAACCTTCCACTACTCAATCCGCCGCCCCGGCCACGCCAACTCCGCAACGTTCTGGCGAAGCTGGGGGGGAGACAGGCTCAGGCCTGGCTATGGGTGCTGAGCGAGCTGAGGCCATTACAAACATGGAGGCTATGGGATTTGAGAGGAGTCAGATCGAGGCCGCCATGCGCGCTGCCTTCAACAACCCTGACCGTGCGGTCGAATATCTTTTAAAT GGTATTCCTGAGAACATTCAACAAGAACAGCATGCTCGCCAGGCTGCCGCAGCCGGACCGACGCAGGCCACCCCTGCCGCCCCCGCCGCTCAAGAGGGCGGAGAGGATGATGGAGGCGTAAACCTCTTCGATCTTGCCGCTCAGGCTGGTGGGGGTGGACGCGGAGGAAGTGGCAGTGGTAgcgcggctgctgctgctgctgctgctgcgggtgCAACTCAGGGCGGTGCAGATCTGGGCAACTTGGATTTTCTCAGACATAACCCTCAGTTCCAGCAGCTCCGCCAAGTTGTtcaacagcagcctcagATGCTCGAGCCTATTCTACAACAGCTTGGCGCCGGCAACCCCCAACTTGCACAGCTGATTGCCGCCAACCCCGACCAGTTCCTCTCGCTTTTGGGCGAAagcgccgaggacgacgttCCCCTGCCCCCCGGCGCCCAGGCTATCTCTGTCACAGAAGAAGAGCGCGATGCTATTGAACGG CTATGTCGTCTTGGTTTTGATCGTGACCAGGCCATCCAGGCTTATTTTGCATGTGACAAAAACGAAGAGCTCGCCGCAAACTTCTTATTCGACCAGCCTGATGACGATGAACCTCCTACCAACTAA